Proteins encoded by one window of Salvia splendens isolate huo1 chromosome 5, SspV2, whole genome shotgun sequence:
- the LOC121802379 gene encoding uncharacterized protein LOC121802379, translating into MHTRSRGLPLEPIDLEIEASNRRRNALRRLNQRIRVSSPVQRRSPSSVQESPSPTPSPVHSPIQFEPHSPILMENGDGNDVPPPPPTNAQLQQQLEDLQRRLDQRQNVIHVQNMYAYHGVANPPVGNNVHANTFELRRGLIQMAENNAFRGRPTEDPNKHLTKFIQICNTTKINGVTDEQIRLRVFPFSLEDDAKDWLDSMEPDSIRTWEAMVEKFLEKYYPPSEALKRQSEIISFEMTPQESIQGAWERFKGLMKRCPNHGLNPTHQVLAFYRGCLPEAKRELNLSAGGSLLKKGEAEAMEVIERVTSNDEGWNNERSNIHRVAAAAESSHMDSMYKQMELLHKKIDLMGMGPDIQEQKECVKDVSYIHQGGNRYYNNSRPNQGGGGYNHFGNKAHPNLSYGNPNNALQPPPGFTVSQGMITKPHNKSSEDILNAFMIQSHKNMEHTNQRLEKVENNMHGMAGHMKSLETQMSQIAQAVGQLHQSGQFPSTTVPNPKDCKAIYLRGGTSYESPPMPEVEAKEVPEEKEEEEIEMEAPLMQSEVQPETIAPPTPQEVKIPFPQVVQKKKLDEKLVKFLEIFKRVHLNIPLIEALQQMPGYLKFLKEIVSNKKRLVDYETVNLTENCSAIIQEKMPAKMKDPGSFNISCVIGNDRQTKALCDLGASINLMPLSFF; encoded by the coding sequence ATGCACACACGCTCTAGGGGTCTACCTTTAGAGCCTATCGATCTtgagatcgaagcatccaacaGAAGGAGAAACGCTTTGAGAAGGCTAAATCAAAGGATCCGAGTCTCTTCTCCTGTCCAAAGACGATCACCTTCATCAGTTCAAGAATCACCGTCACCTACTCCGTCACCAGTTCACTCCCCTATTCAGTTTGAGCCGCATTCTCCTATTCTGATGGAGAACGGAGACGGGAATGATgttccaccacctcctccaacgAATGCTCAGCTTCAACAACAACTCGAAGACTTGCAGAGGCGGCTAGATCAAAGGCAGAATGTGATACATGTCCAAAACATGTATGCCTATCATGGGGTGGCAAACCCACCCGTTGGCAACAATGTTCATGCCAACACATTTGAACTCAGGAGAGGATTAATTCAGATGGCTGAAAACAATGCTTTTAGAGGCCGACCCACCGAGGATCCTAACAAGCATCTCACTAAATTCATCCAGATCTGCAACACGACGAAGATAAATGGAGTCACAGATGAACAGATCAGATTAAGGGTATTCCCTTTTTCTCTGGAGGATGATGCCAAGGATTGGCTGGACAGTATGGAGCCCGACTCCATTCGCACGTGGGAGGCCATGGTTGAGAAGTTCTTAGAAAAATACTACCCACCGAGTGAGGCATTGAAGAGGCAGTCAGAAATCATTTCGTTTGAGATGACTCCCCAAGAGAGTATCCAAGGAGCTTGGGAAAGATTCAAGGGGCTGATGAAGAGGTGCCCCAATCATGGGCTGAATCCGACGCATCAAGTCCTAGCATTCTATAGGGGGTGTCTGCCTGAAGCAAAGCGCGAACTGAACTTAAGCGCAGGGGGGTCATTGCTAAAGAAGGGAGAAGCAGAGGCCATGGAGGTGATTGAGAGAGTGACCTCTAATGATGAAGGCTGGAACAACGAGAGGAGCAACATACACAGAGTAGCCGCTGCCGCAGAGAGCAGCCATATGGACAGCATGTATAAACAAATGGAGCTCCTCCACAAGAAGATAGATCTCATGGGGATGGGACCGGATATACAGGAGCAGAAAGAGTGTGTAAAGGATGTTAGCTACATACACCAAGGGGGCAATAGATACTATAACAACTCCCGCCCCAATCAAGGGGGTGGAGGTTACAATCATTTTGGGAATAAGGCGCATCCTAACCTATCATATGGGAACCCCAACAATGCCCTTCAACCACCACCGGGGTTCACGGTTTCTCAAGGAATGATCACTAAGCCGCATAACAAAAGTTCAGAGGACATATTGAATGCATTCATGATTCAGTCACACAAGAACATGGAGCATACTAATCAAAGGCTAGAGAAAGTTGAGAATAATATGCATGGCATGGCAGGACATATGAAGAGCCTGGAGACGCAGATGAGTCAGATTGCCCAAGCCGTGGGACAATTACATCAATCGGGGCAATTCCCAAGCACTACAGTTCCAAATCCAAAAGACTGCAAGGCAATCTACTTAAGGGGTGGGACAAGCTATGAGAGTCCTCCTATGCCCGAGGTGGAAGCTAAAGAAGTACccgaagagaaagaagaagaggagattgAGATGGAAGCACCTCTTATGCAGTCTGAGGTTCAACCCGAGACAATTGCTCCTCCCACGCCACAAGAGGTTAAAATTCCTTTTCCTCAAGTGGTGCAAAAGAAGAAGTTGGATGAGAAGCTTGTTAAGTTCCTTGAGATCTTCAAGAGAGTGCACCTCAATATTCCTCTTATTGAGGCTCTCCAACAAATGCCCGGCTACCTCAAGTTTTTGAAAGAGATTGTGTCCAATAAGAAGAGGTTGGTTGATTATGAAACCGTAAACTTGACCGAGAATTGTAGTGCAATCATCCAAGAAAAGATGCCGGCAAAGATGAAAGATCCGGGGAGCTTTAACATTTCTTGTGTGATCGGGAATGATAGGCAAACTAAGGCCTTGTGTGACTTAGGGGCAAGCATAAATCTCATGCCTTTAAGCTTCTTCTGA
- the LOC121803631 gene encoding threonine--tRNA ligase, chloroplastic/mitochondrial 2-like, with amino-acid sequence MLVVSSSRIGLMEAALSLSLSLSKHSLLPAHRLVHHFSPRCILNHHLHRHRRTTRFSAVATQLTETPSSTAPPAPVLPTNQSSQTLLRIRHTCAHVMAMAVQKIYPQAKVTIGPWIDNGFYYDFDVEPLTDHDLKKIKKEMDRIIGRNLPLIREQVTRDEAEKRIMAINEPYKMEILQSIKEEPITIYHIGDEWWDLCAGPHLESTGNINRKAVELESVAGAYWRGDITKPMLQRVYGTAWENEEQLKAYLHFKEEAKRRDHRRIGQDLDLFSIQDEAGGGLVFWHPKGAIMRHIIEDAWKKIHLQRGYDLLYTPHVAKSDLWKISGHLDFYKENMFEQMEIEKELYQLRPMNCPYHILVYKAQQHSYRDFPIRVAELGTVYRYELSGSLHGLFRVRGFTQDDAHIFCLEDQIKDEIRGVLDLTEEILLQFGFDKYEVNLSTRPEKFVGGDEIWDKATAALKDALNDKGWSYQIDDGGGAFYGPKIDLKIEDALGRKWQCSTIQVDFNLPERFDMTYVDSDQERKRPIMIHRAILGSLERFFGVLIEHYAGDFPLWLSPIQTHLLPITDSQLDYCKRVLERLKADGIRAEICHGGRISKLIRSSEKLKIPLMAVVGAKEVENETVTLRSRFGGELGTMAVDEFVTRIKHAIQDKTSF; translated from the exons ATGTTGGTGGTTAGCAGCAGCAGGATTGGTCTAATGGAGGCTGCTTTATCCCTTTCTCTATCACTCTCCAAACACTCTCTCCTCCCAGCTCACAGACTTGTCCACCATTTCTCTCCGAGATGCATCCTCAATCATCATTTGCATCGCCACCGGCGGACCACCAGATTCTCCGCCGTCGCCACTCAACTCACAGAAACACCCTCATCCACCGCGCCGCCCGCTCCTGTTCTACCCACTAACCAGTCCTCCCAGACGCTCCTCAGGATTCGCCACACC TGTGCTCATGTGATGGCCATGGCTGTTCAAAAGATTTATCCACAAGCAAAAGTCACAATTGGCCCTTGGATCGACAATGGCTTCTATTACGATTTTGATGTGGAGCCTCTCACTGACCACGACCTTAAgaagattaagaaggaaatg GATCGCATTATTGGTAGGAATCTGCCCTTAATCAGAGAACAAGTCACCAGGGATGAAGCAGAAAAAAGGATTATGGCCATCAACGAGCCCTACAAAATGGAGATTCTCCAGAGCATCAAGGAGGAGCCTATCACTATCTATCACATAGGTGATGAATGGTGGGATCTTTGTGCTGGCCCTCATCTTGAATCTACTGGTAATATCAATAGAAAAGCTGTTGAGCTTGAATCTGTTGCTGGGGCTTACTGGAGAGGAGATATAACTAAGCCAATGCTGCAAAGAGTATATGGCACAGCATGGGAGAATGAGGAGCAGTTGAAAGCCTATCTTCACTTCAAGGAGGAGGCCAAAAGGCGGGATCATCGCCGAATAGGTCAAGATCTTGATTTATTTTCTATACAG GATGAGGCTGGCGGCGGATTGGTTTTTTGGCATCCAAAGGGTGCTATCATGAGACATATAATTGAAGATGCCTGGAAAAAGATTCACCTACAGCGTGGCTATGATCTCCTCTATACCCCACACGTGGCAAAATCAGATCTCTGGAAGATTAGTGGTCATCTGGACTTTTACAAAGAAAACATGTTTGAGCAGATGGAGATAGAGAAGGAACTTTATCAGCTTCGACCAATGAATTGCCCTTACCATATTTTGGTCTACAAAGCACAGCAACATTCCTACAGGGATTTTCCAATCAGGGTTGCAGAGCTTGGAACGGTGTATAGATATGAGCTGTCTGGAAGTTTACATGGTCTATTCCGAGTACGAGGATTTACTCAG GATGATGCCCACATCTTTTGTTTAGAGGATCAAATCAAAGATGAAATCAGGGGTGTCTTGGATCTTACAGAGGAAATACTGCTGCAGTTTGGGTTTGACAAGTACGAAGTGAACCTGTCAACAAGACCAGAGAAATTTGTCGGAGGTGATGAAATATGGGACAAAGCAACCGCTGCTCTAAAGGACGCTCTAAATGACAAAGGCTGGAGTTATCAAATCGATGATGGTGGTGGTGCTTTTTACGGCCCCAAAATTGATCTCAAAATAGAGGATGCTCTGGGTAGGAAGTGGCAGTGTTCGACCATACAG GTTGATTTTAATTTGCCTGAGCGGTTTGACATGACATATGTGGACTCTGATCAAGAGAGAAAGCGACCAATCATGATACATAGAGCAATTCTTGGATCGCTGGAGCGCTTCTTTGGAGTTCTTATTGAACATTATGCTGGAGATTTTCCATTATGGCTTTCTCCAATTCAGACTCACTTGTTACCCATAACCGACTCACAG CTGGATTACTGCAAGAGGGTGCTTGAAAGGTTGAAAGCTGATGGGATTCGAGCTGAAATATGCCACGGGGGAAGGATATCAAAACTTATTAGAAGCTCGGAAAAGCTTAAAATTCCATTGATGGCTGTAGTTGGAGCAAAAGAGGTAGAAAATGAGACAGTGACTTTAAGATCTAGGTTTGGTGGAGAGTTGGGAACCATGGCAGTTGATGAATTTGTCACCAGAATCAAGCATGCAATTCAAGACAAGACTTCGTTTTAG